AAACATAATTGACAGAAAAAAATTGAATTATTCCATCATCTTGTTGTGTCCTTGTCATCCGGTGGCTAGTAAAAATAGTCTCCTTCCTAAATTAgctatggatggagatagggatttggacttgtggttttacttcaaTTCTCTGCACTGGCAAATTATTATAAatgtgattctgatccaaccataaatgaATACATTGTGcctctggcctgagaggatggaagttccacatgtagctagatgtagtatacTGATGTTTACTAGCTGGCCTGGCGCATCGTTGCCAATGAATGGAAGTTATGCTAGCCAGCAAGCAtgttagccaggtagcctaggccaACAAAAACTAAAGGTGTATATAGTATGACAGAGTCAGAGACCGTTTAGGCAATATGAAAGAAcaggatggcattggtgtttctctacaagtttGGTGAGTCAAAATGTTTTTTctatttgcacacacacacacagagagagagaaatcagtagcatggacagccacatcatgtTTAGCTTACGTTGGAATAAATCATTTTGGGTATATTTTAGATGTCACTGTATTTGACTAAGCATAGGgattacagtggcttgcgaaagtattcacccctcttggcttttttcctattttgttgccttacaacctggaattaaaatggattttggggggtttgtatcattagATGtatacaacatgcctaccactttgaagattacaaatatttttttattgtgaaacaaaaaagagacaagacaaaaaaactgaaaacttgagtgtgcataacaattcaccccccctccctccccctcacacacacccaaagtcaatactttgtagagacactttttgcagcaattaccactgcaagtctcttggggtatgtgtctataagcttggcacatctagccactgggatttttgcccattcttcaaggcaaaactgctccagctccttcaagttggatgggttccgctggtgtacagcaatcttttagtcataccacagattctcaattggattgaggtctgggctttgactaggccattccaaggcaTTTCAATGTTTCTCCTTAAACCACTGAAGTGTTCCTTTGGCAGTGTGCTCAGGGTCATTGTCCTCCTGGAAAGTGAACCTCCATcctagtctcaaatctctggaagactgaaacaggtttccatctggtttttccctgtatttagctctatccatcattccttcaattctgaccagtttcccagtccttgcTGATGAAAACATCCCCAGCATGATACTGCGTGGTGGtacatgcttcactgtggggatggtgttctcgatgggatgagaggtgttgggtttgcgccagacagtgttttccttgatggtcaaaaagctacattttattctcatctgaccagagtaccttcttccatatgtttggcgagtctcccacatgccttttggtgaacatcAAACGTGCttgtttatttttttctttaagcaatggctttttttctggccaatcttccataaagcccagctctgtgaagTGTACGGCtttaagtggtcctatggacagatactccaatctccactgtggagctttgcagctccttcagggttatatttgggctctttgttgcctctctgattaatgccctccttgcctggtctgtcagttttggtgggcggccctctcttggcaggtttgtggtgccatattctttcaatgttttaataatggattttggggtctccgtgggatgttcaaagtttctaatatttttttataactcaacagtgatctgtacttctccacaactttgtccctgacctgtttggagagctccttggtcttcatggtaccGCTTGCTTgctggtgccccttgcttagtggtgttgcagactctggggcctttcagagcagatcatgtgacagatcatgtgacagatcatgtgacagatcatgtgacacttagattggaCATAGGTTGACttcatttaactaattatgtgacttctgaaggtaattggttgaaccagatcttatttatttaggggcttcatagcaaaggattTGTAATGAAACAAATGTGTTGTTTAATTTACTCTGCCACTGTCTTTTTATTGTCTCGGTCATAGGCTTTCAGATTTGTATTTTTTCACATTTTTaaacaacatatttttttaatttcacttcacaaattttgactattttgtgtatgtccattacatgaaatccaaataaaatccatttaaattacaggttgtaatgcaaacaaatgggaaaaacaccaagggggatgaatacttttgcaaggcactgtctatgatgttgaaatgttgaagttgaaatggtgctggaatagtggaggcagcgcGTGTTTTCTTTATGACTTGCGGtatctctctgtggttctaaatcaatagttgtttagtagtccgaAAATGTTCCAAACAttaccttgcttgaccatgctgtaggtcatgtaactgttgtTACTGTCACACCAGCCTTCGCTttggctccccctcctgtccagctcatgcaatatgttttgtggacttcaccagacagatcttgctctccggttttgtaatGAAACAAATGTGTTGTTTAATTTACTCTGCCACTGTCTTTTTATTGTCTCGGTCATAGGCTTATATATCACAGttgcaaggcatatgaactaacaggttatagagcaaacaacgcaattatcacaacacaggttttaaaatagtttttttcctgGCTTGGAGTCCCCACTGATTtgacccacgcaccgctactgtgtattttttgtaatgtcagttgagttgactcaacaaatcacagcacgTATTGAAGGGTAAACTTCTTGCTTTTACTTCCTGGCCTGGGTACACTCAAAATTGCTGCCAGTCCACTCATTAGGCCATCATtgacatcattgacttgaatggggatgtCCATTCTATTCATTCCTTTCTGTGGAAGGCATATTATCAGTGAGAAAATTAACTCATTGGTCATCCTCAAATTCTCCTAATGCTAGAGTCAGGTCATTCAACACCATGTCTTAATGCTCTCATGTGTGAATGCTATCCTCCTTACTTCCTGTGACTACTCACTAATCTAAAAGAACATTACATGAAAGCCTAACTCAGATCAGATctgagggaaagagggaaggcaGCCACTTCATTTGTGCAGGGCTCACGGTTCctacctgctctcctctccctccagcagCTTCCTGTAGGTGGCGATCTCAATGTCCAGGGCCAGCTTGACATTCATCAGCTCCTGGTACTGGCGGACTTGCATGGTCATGTCCTGTTTGGCTCTCTGCAGGGCCACCTTGAGATCGTTGATGCGAAGCCTGGCGTCCTTCACCGCCAGCTCACCGCGCTCCTCTGCCTTAGCAATCTGGTTCTCCAGGTGGGTGCGCTATTGTCAGATAAATCATATTTTTAGTTGTGTTCCTATTTGTAAATGTTGTTGATCCTACCGCTGAATAGGAGAGACAGTCTATCCACGCtacaggtcgaccgattaatcgaaatggccgattaattagggaccATTTCAAGCTTTCATAAgaaatcggaaatcggtatttttgggcgccgatttaataaaaaaaaacttttatacctttatttaactaggcaagtcagttaattaagaacacattcttattttcaatgatggcctaggacaGATTTTCAcagtgtcagctcgggggatacaATGTTGCAactttacagttaactagtccagcgcaataaccacctgcctctcgttgcactccacaaggagactgcctgttacgcgaatgcagtagaagccaaggtaagttgctagctagcattaaacttatcttataaaaaacaatcaatcaatcataatcactagttaactgcacatggttgatgatattactagtttatctagcgtgtcctgcattgcatataatcaatgcaacgcgggggatgatttaacaaaagtgtatttgcgaaaaaagcacaatcgttggacgactgtacctaaccataaacaccaatgcctttttttaaatcaatacacagaagtatatatttttaaacctgcatatttagctaaaagaaatccaggttagcaggcaatattaaccgggtgaaattgtgtcacttctcttgcgttcattgcacacagagtcagggtatatgcaacagtttgggctgcctggctcattgcgaactaatttgccaaaattgtacgtaattatgacatacaattgaaggttgtgcaatgtaacaagaatatttagacttagggatgccacccgttagataaaatacagaaccgttccgtatttcactgaaataataaacgttttgttttcgaaatgatagtttccggattcgactatattaatgaccaaaggctcggatttctatgtgttgttatgttataattaagtctatgatttgatagagcagtctgactgagcaatggTAAGCAGCAGCAGGCttttaagcattcattcaaacagcactttagtgcgtttttccagcagctcttcgcaagcacagcactgtttatgacttcaagcctatcagcctaatggctggtgtaaccgatgtgaaatggctagctagttagctgggtgtgcgctaatagcgtttcaaacgtcactcgctctgagacttggagtagttattccccttgctcagcaagggccgtggcttttgtggagcgatgggtaacgatgcttcgggtgtggctgttgtcgatgtgttcctggttcgagcccaggtaggggcgaggagagggacggaagctatactgttacactggcaatactatagtgcctataagaacatccaaaagtcaaaggtatatgaaatacaaatggtatagagagaaatagtcctataaatactatattaactacagcctaaaacctcttaccttggaatattgaagtctcatgttaaaaggaaccaccaactttcatatgttctcatgttctgagcaaggaactcaaacgttagcttttttacatggcacatattgcacttttacttctccaacactttgtttttgcattatttaaaccaaattgaacatgtttcattgtttatttgaggctaaatagatttttaattgatgtattatattaagttaaataagtgttcattcagtattgttgtaattgtcattattacaaatactttttttttttaatcggccgattaatcggtatgggcttttttggtcctccaataatcggtaacGGTATcgggcgttgaaaaatcataataggTCTATCTATAATCCACGCTAGGGGTGTTAGATAAAATGGCACTTCTGTTACATAATGACTGAGAGGCATGCAGTATGAGACACTCACCTGACCCTTCATCATGTCAATTTCAGACTGATATCTCATGATTTTACGGTTCATATCTGCGATCTCTGCCTTGGTGTTTTTCAGGTCGTCCCCATACTTTCTGGCTGACACCTGCATCTGTTCATACTGttacagagacaacacatagagacatAACAAAACAGTGAAGTCCATGTAATTTAGCTAAGATACCTGATACCTGAGATGGTAGAAATAGCCTTTGTTACCACAATTGCTATGGTAATCGAGAGAGGTTTCACAATGTATAGTTATAATGAAGTAGTGGAGGTGAGCTAGTCATGACCTCACACAGTGACATTATCCTCCCCTAGAGATCCTCCCTGGGGTAACTGTCACCCCAAACTATAGAACTTGAGATTTTATGGTTACGGTGGTTGTTCTAGTATCCACATTAGGATACCACGTAGGCATTCGACATCATAGgatgctggtgggaggagctataggaggacgggctcattgcaATGCTGGAATGAAATTAGTGGAACAGAGTCAAgtatgtggtttccatatgtttgatgtgtttgatacagttcaaattattccattccagcccttACAGTGAGCCCATCCCCCTATAACTCCTCCCACCAGCATCCTCTAATGGACATCCATTCTCAGTGATATGCAAGTATGGACATAGGAGCACAGCATGAGGTGTTCTGGGGGCCTCACGGGGGAAAGGGCTTACCTTCTGTGTGTACCAAGTCTCGGCCTCAGCTCTGCTGCGGTTGGCGATGTCCTCGTACTGGGTGCGCACTTCAGCGACAATGGAGTCCATGTCCAGGTTACGGCTGTTGTCCATCTCTACCACCACAGAGGTGTCCTTGATCTGGCCCTGCAGCTCACACAGCTCCTGAAGAACCAAGAGAGGATGAGGCATCTACTCTTCACTCAATTGATTTCAATTGATTCCAAATCCAATGGAATCGACAGCATGGGCTAATCCTTCAAATGTTTTCTGTCAGTCTCTCCCATTGCAGTATGGACATGGTACATTACCATATCATAGATACTCCTGAGGAACTCAATCTCATCAGTGAGACAGTCCAGCTTGGCCTCCAGCTCCATCTTGATCATGTATGCAGAATCTGTATCCTGAGAAAGCAGGACATATCTAGTTTCATGTAGGGCGGCaggttggaccagtaaccgagcaaggcacttaatcctaacTGCTCCTGCAAGTAAATGTGCTTTTCTACTTCAGCCAATTTGTTGATGTTGTGGTAAAGCAACGATGCACTGCAAGTTATGCATGGGGGGCTTCTAGAATGATTCAGTCTACTGACCTTCTTCAGGAGAACAAAATTGTTTTCAGACCCGTTACGCTTGTTGATCTCATCCTCATACCTGAGAGTGGAGAATAGAGCAAGCCTTTTAATCAAACAAGAAACATCTCTGACagatctgttatatctggagtatttctcctgtcttatccggtgtcctgtgtgaatttaagtatgctctctctttctctctttctctctttttctctctctctctcggaggacctgagccctaggaccatacctcaggactacctgggatgatgactccttgctgtccccagtccacctggccgtgctgctgctcctgtttcaactgttctgcctgcggctatggaaccctgacctgttcaccggacgtgctacctgtcacagacctgctgttttcaactctctagagagcAGGAGCGGTAGCGAtgctctgaatgatcggctatgaaaagtcaactgacatttactcctgaggtgctgacctgttgcaccctcgacaaccactgtgattattattatttgaccctgctggtcatctgtgaacatttgaacatcttggccatgttctgttataatttccacccggcacagccagaagaggactggccatccctcatagcctggttcctctctaggtttcttcctaggttctggcctttctagggagtttttcctagccaccgtgcttctacacctgcattgcttactgtttggggttttaggctgggtttctgtacagcactttgtgacatcagctgatataagaagggctttataaatacatttaatttgattaATGATAATGACCTTTTCAGGGCAAATGAACCCTCCTAGTTAAACATTTCTAATATGAAGAAAGTACTCACTTGGTTTTGAAGTTCTCCACCAGACCCTTCAAGTTGTGCAGGTCCGACTCCAACCTCATCTTCTCATTGCCCAGGCCGTCCAGCTGTCTGCGCAGGTTGGAGATGTAGGCCTTGAACATGGCGTCGATGTTGGAGCGGGTGGTGTTCTGGTCCTGCAGGAGGCTCCACTTGGTCTCCAGCATCTTGTTCTGCTGCTCCAAGAAACGCACCTGCAGGGACAAAAGGGAAATGGTCAGTGCCATTGACTGAAACttgtgaaggaaggaaggaaggaaggaaggaaggaaggaaggaaggaaggaaggaaggaaggaaggaaggaaggaaggaaggaaggaaggaaggaaggaaggaaggaaggaaggaaggaaggaaggaaggaaggaaggaaggaaggtgtgTGGAGAGGGGTAGAATGCCACACATAGATAAGGTTAACCTGGTGGTAAACATAACCGATTTATGGCTTAACCTGCACATTGATCCTTGAGGTCTTTGGTTCTTTAGAAATAATGGGCCCCATTAAGGTAGGTAAAACAATAAGGGATGGTTGAAGCATGTAATCATTGTAGAGATAATTGACTGTTGATAAGCCCTGTGCATGAATGGGCTGATATATCTGACAGTGAACATGACATTTCCTGTTTGATTGTGTAGGTCTATGGGACAATGGCACATTGAGCAAGAGAGGACTCTGTGACAAGATGGATTTCTGGCCAACAACAAATCCCTATTTGCCTACAACTTCTACTGAGAAGAAAGATTGTTTTGTGGACTTAAGAGTCAGTAACTAATGTCTAGAAGGGTTTTCCGAACAACAAACCCTGTATTCATACAACTAACCTCGTCTTGTGGTCTCTCTCTGGCCCAATTTCTGTCCACCCTGTCTCCCTTTTTTAGTAAGAGGGAGTTTGGTGATCCCAATTTATTCTGTTAATAACCAAGTTTGTCTTTTATATGCTTGCCTAAAAAGTATGCAATAAGTCATAAATGTACAGTGTAATCTATTTCCATAGTTTTGTACACAATGTACGTTCTGTTTTGTACACAATGTATTGTACACAATGTACATTCAGTTATGATTGACCAAAGCAGGGAGCTTATTAAATTAAGGTAAAGGGAATGGTTATATGTAACATTGAACATCTGAAACAGATGACTGAAATCATCCTTCAAATGCCAAGTTAATACAAACCAGGGGTGGACATTGCACTTTTGGGAACACTCCATTGGCCCCATtgtaccagacgagctaaatcaagCTCAGCTCAAGTGTATGAAAGTATTTGGCATGCACTATGCATTTGACCCTGTTGTGATAGGAACACATGAGGAACTGACCTTATCGATGAAGGAGGCAAAGCGGTTGTTGAGGGTCTTGATCTGCTCCTTCTCATGGGTGCGGACAACCTGGATGTTGGGGTCGATCGCCAGGTTCAGTGGTGCCAGCAGGCTCTGGTTGACCTGAACAGCTGTGATTTGAGGGGGTCCCGTACAGGACATCGTCCCACCCCCCATACTCATACCGCCGCCAACACCCATACCACCGCCAACACCCATGCCCGTATACCCAAACTCCATCACACCCCATCTTTGCACAGACCCCCCAGCCACAACTACCctataaccacctgctgcaacgcCCCTGGCGCTGCTGCCAACGCCCCCGTAGGAGCTGCGGACGCTGTAGCTCTGTCTGGCACCGCCATATCCACCGGAGTAGGAGCTGCTGCTGAAGTTCTGAGGGGAGCCCATGCCTGCAGAGGAGGGCCTCACAGAGTAGCTGGTGCTCttcacagctctggtggacatgacAACTTACGTTTTAGCCAGTATTACAGGAGGTGGTCTGTGGAGACTGAGAGACTCTCTGTAGATGGAGCTCACTGTTCCCTGGCCCTCTTTTTATCTGGAAAGGGGAGGGTCCGATTGGAGTTATGATTGGCTAGCGTGCATTGGGGATGAGCGCAGAATAGAGGAATGCTGGAGGAAAATAATAGTCATGTTACATATTTACAGCACACAGATTGAATTTGAGAGAGTACAAAACTTACAGAAAAGGGATTGCCTGTCTCATTGAAGCTTTAGATGGATTTGGAGCTGCTTTTCCTTGTTTGCAGCATAAGATATTATCATAATGCTATTCTGACTATTCTTATGATGATTTATTTATGTTAAAGTGTCAATGCAGTTGACCAGTGCAGAATGCATTATATCAGGGTTGGGGAGAATCTGATTACAAAAAAACTGCAACTGTAATCAGTTACGTTACCTGCAAACATATTGTAATTCGATAACAGAGTAGAACTTCTTGTAATACTCTAAAATTGAGAAATGATGTTGGTAAAAAAACAACTAATtatgacacctttctgttttgtcaatgacattcaattcagccTTGAAAAAAGGTGCAAGTTATGTTTGTttcacctgagcgagtctgaccacaagtcagagaccactataatgacacaccaaatgcgttTGATGTATCATTTTTGTCTTCATCTAATGCCTCTGAAAGGGAAAGTAATCAGATtgcattactgagtttgggtaaccAGTTACATttctgattacaattttggacggATAACTAATAACTGTAACGGATGACATTTAGAAATTAACCAACCCAACCCTGCATTCTATGCATCGTCAAACACACCATCAGTATTGAATTGTACAGAAACATACAGCTCTGGGAATGGGCTACTGCACTGTACATGATTCAGGTGGTTAGTAAATTATATTTGAAAATATAATTACATACAAAATGTAGTGTTCATCTTTACTTGAATATAATTAGTACTTTACTCTACTTCACTTGTTCAACCAACCCAAATTGTATTTTAAATTAATTCAGCATAAGATAAATGCTTAATATTAACAACTATTTGTGTGTAAAAACAACTACAAGGTAAATTGTGTTTAACTTACTCAATTTTCATAATATTTCCTTTCAACTTAAGAATTTTAAGTTCTTCCAACAACTTGCCATGTGGCTCTGTTTTCAGAGGATAGTgggtacattttttatttttagtttACGATACTTTTACACAATATTGTAATCATATTTAATGAACGAAAAGCACATTTCTATATTTGTATCAAACAGTTTGTTATTTTGTAAGGTGTAATGGATCATGATGAATGGATATCAAAACCATCAGACAAATTGAGGTTCAGTGATGAGACCACCCATTCTCATCCTTAGTAAGATCATGCCGCCACGCTTGACAGAGGGAAATATATCTACAATGCTTGCAGCTTGACCTCCAGTTAGTGCTAGCggaatgagcactgtgctcaacaattcCTGCTAAAGTGGATCAAAATGTCAAGCGATGAAATACATAAAGCCATGTTTAACAGTAAGACACGATCAATGAAAGTAACTAATTAGAAAGATTAAGTAGATCTAATGTACAATAGCAGTTCAGGATTTGATAAAACTAAGTTGAATCTTAGCCATTGTTTTATACTTCACTTAATGTATTAGTGTTTGAAACAGTAAAAGTGAAGTATAGTAGTGGAACTAGCACAATATTTTTTACGGTGTG
This genomic window from Oncorhynchus nerka isolate Pitt River linkage group LG2, Oner_Uvic_2.0, whole genome shotgun sequence contains:
- the LOC115143540 gene encoding keratin, type II cytoskeletal 8-like, which encodes MSTRAVKSTSYSVRPSSAGMGSPQNFSSSSYSGGYGGARQSYSVRSSYGGVGSSARGVAAGGYRVVVAGGSVQRWGVMEFGYTGMGVGGGMGVGGGMSMGGGTMSCTGPPQITAVQVNQSLLAPLNLAIDPNIQVVRTHEKEQIKTLNNRFASFIDKVRFLEQQNKMLETKWSLLQDQNTTRSNIDAMFKAYISNLRRQLDGLGNEKMRLESDLHNLKGLVENFKTKYEDEINKRNGSENNFVLLKKDTDSAYMIKMELEAKLDCLTDEIEFLRSIYDMELCELQGQIKDTSVVVEMDNSRNLDMDSIVAEVRTQYEDIANRSRAEAETWYTQKYEQMQVSARKYGDDLKNTKAEIADMNRKIMRYQSEIDMMKGQRTHLENQIAKAEERGELAVKDARLRINDLKVALQRAKQDMTMQVRQYQELMNVKLALDIEIATYRKLLEGEESRLVTGIKSVSISKQSSSMNYNSYPLESNHTTSYVRGSIGGCKSSRTYISGHENSHVGHSFDLPGSIILGATNGIQVSTSRDVDASISLGGSKGTSKDVDSSISLGGSKGTSRDVDSSISLGGSKGTSKDVDSSISLGGSKGTSRDVDSSISLGGSKGTSRDVDFSITLGGSKGTSRDVDFSITLGGSKGTSRDVDSSITLGGSKGTSRDMDSTVTRGDE